The Longimicrobiales bacterium genome contains a region encoding:
- a CDS encoding serine hydrolase — MRGSQWWLHRAGRRARSARVRHRRCIPLLLLLPTLLVACDDGRSGHAARADEHATSARPAARAPSVGLDSTLLAQAYDSAARMPRLRSLLVARHGELVREAYYNGADANARTNIKSASKSILSALVGIAIAEGHFTGLDQPIAPLFPEYTAREADPRMAGVTVGTLLSMQAGLEPTSFGNYGSWVSSGNWVRNALTRPFVDEPGGRMLYSTGSSHILSAALTRATGMSTLAYARSRLFEPLGIELRGWTTDPQGVYFGGNEMRLRPRELLAFAELYRRGGTHEGRQIVPAAWIRDSWTQRTTSRFNGHGYGLGWWIRERRGYDVYFAWGYGGQYAFIVPELELTVVTTSDAVSAREGGHNRALHDLLTNVLIPAAERGAAQVSM; from the coding sequence TTGAGGGGATCGCAATGGTGGCTCCACCGCGCCGGCAGGCGTGCGCGCTCCGCGCGGGTTCGACATCGCCGATGCATTCCGCTGCTCCTGCTGCTGCCGACGCTGCTGGTCGCGTGCGATGACGGGCGCAGCGGGCACGCCGCACGTGCAGACGAGCATGCGACGTCCGCCCGGCCTGCTGCACGCGCGCCGAGCGTCGGTCTCGACAGCACACTCCTCGCGCAGGCGTACGACAGTGCTGCACGCATGCCGCGGCTCCGCAGCCTGCTCGTCGCACGCCACGGCGAGCTGGTGCGCGAGGCGTACTACAACGGTGCGGACGCGAACGCGCGCACCAACATCAAGTCGGCGTCCAAGAGCATCCTCTCGGCGCTGGTAGGGATTGCGATTGCCGAGGGGCACTTCACCGGCCTCGACCAGCCGATCGCTCCACTCTTTCCCGAGTACACGGCGCGCGAGGCCGACCCCCGGATGGCCGGTGTCACCGTAGGCACACTGCTGTCGATGCAGGCGGGCCTGGAACCGACGTCGTTCGGCAACTACGGCTCGTGGGTCTCGAGTGGCAACTGGGTCCGCAACGCACTCACGCGCCCGTTCGTCGACGAGCCCGGCGGACGCATGCTCTACAGCACGGGCAGCAGTCACATCCTGTCGGCCGCACTCACGCGCGCGACCGGCATGAGCACACTCGCCTACGCGCGCAGCCGCCTCTTCGAGCCGCTCGGCATCGAGCTGCGCGGCTGGACCACCGACCCGCAGGGCGTCTACTTCGGCGGCAACGAGATGCGGCTCCGCCCGCGCGAGCTGCTCGCCTTTGCCGAGCTGTATCGCCGGGGCGGAACTCACGAGGGCAGGCAGATCGTACCGGCAGCGTGGATCAGGGACTCGTGGACGCAGCGCACGACGTCGCGCTTCAACGGCCACGGCTACGGCCTCGGCTGGTGGATCCGCGAGCGCCGCGGCTACGACGTGTACTTCGCGTGGGGCTACGGCGGACAGTACGCGTTCATCGTGCCGGAGCTGGAGCTCACCGTCGTGACGACGTCCGATGCGGTCTCGGCACGGGAGGGCGGCCACAACCGCGCGCTGCACGACCTCCTGACGAACGTGCTGATTCCGGCGGCAGAGCGGGGGGCGGCGCAGGTCTCGATGTGA